One Pochonia chlamydosporia 170 chromosome 5, whole genome shotgun sequence DNA segment encodes these proteins:
- a CDS encoding enoyl-CoA hydratase/isomerase family protein (similar to Metarhizium acridum CQMa 102 XP_007815939.1) — protein sequence MANEDEGKLVLYETCDQGITTITINRPHVRNAVNRATALKLAEAFQAFENDSSQKVCIFTGAGDTFCAGYDLHEVAASSMATASSKRRPEREHKRDQAKSPKSTKAEKAEEAERKPLSPAQPVDKVNGALGPMGPSRMTFTKPIIAAVSGYAVAGGLELSLLADIRVAESNAVFGVFCRRFGVPLIDGGTVRLQRVVGLGRAMDMILTGRAVKADEALAFGLVNRVVVGKGEAVREARRLAEMLLAFPQRCMRADLVSAHHAAYDAKSLEDALRFEFEGGEGVIQHESLAGAKRFDGGIGRGGKFDIAAPGDDPGTLGRRAGAAPAAGIGGRDETKRSKL from the coding sequence ATGGCAAACGAAGACGAGGGTAAGCTGGTTCTCTACGAGACATGCGACCAAGGCATTACGacaatcaccatcaaccgTCCCCATGTTCGCAATGCGGTAAATCGCGCCACAGCTCTCAAGCTAGCTGAGGCATTTCAGGCGTTTGAAAATGACTCCTCACAAAAGGTGTGCATATTCACCGGCGCAGGGGACACCTTTTGCGCCGGGTACGACTTACACGAGGTAGCCGCCTCGTCAATGGCGACGGCAAGCTCGAAGCGACGACCCGAGCGGGAGCACAAACGCGACCAGGCAAAGAGTCCAAAGAGTACAAAGGCAGAGAAGGCAGAGGAGGCAGAGAGGAAGCCCTTGTCGCCCGCGCAACCCGTAGACAAGGTCAACGGCGCCCTGGGGCCCATGGGACCGTCCCGAATGACATTCACCAAACCCATCATTGCGGCCGTTTCCGGATACGCTGTGGCCGGGGGCCTCGAACTGTCTCTGCTGGCCGACATTCGCGTCGCAGAGAGCAatgccgtctttggcgtctTCTGCCGTCGCTTTGGCGTCCCACTCATTGATGGGGGCACGGTCCGGCTCCAGAGGGTCGTTGGGCTTGGCAGGGCCATGGACATGATTCTCACTGGACGCGCCGTCAAGGCAGACGAGGCTCTGGCATTCGGCCTGGTGAACAGAGTCGTCGTGGGCAAGGGGGAGGCTGTCAGAGAAGCGAGGAGGCTGGCTGAGATGCTGCTCGCGTTCCCGCAGAGGTGTATGAGGGCCGACTTGGTTTCCGCACACCACGCTGCGTACGACGCCAAGAGCCTGGAGGACGCATTGAGGTTCGAGTTTGAAGGGGGCGAGGGCGTTATTCAGCACGAGAGCCTTGCCGGAGCCAAGAGGTTTGATGGCGGTATCGGCAGAGGCGGCAAGTTTGATATTGCTGCTCCTGGTGATGATCCGGGGACTCTTGGTCgtcgtgctggtgctgctccTGCTGCCGGTATTGGGGGGCGTGATGAAACGAAACGGAGCAAATTGTAA
- a CDS encoding ABC transporter CDR4 (similar to Aspergillus terreus NIH2624 XP_001209824.1), producing MDDIQGVPGKRRPSEVFDHQELQNLARIASNLRERQSLPIQNASDLSDNDDDSRLDPTNKNFDHYRWAQRALTSLNNSGITLERQGVVFSNLSVSGSGSSLRFQETVVSSLMLPFRYVASAIVGSKSNRPRRILHNFDGLLQSGELLLVLGRPGSGCSTFLKALCGHLEGVTLEPESNIHYQGIGFKKMTRQYRGEVAYNQEVDEHFPHLTVGETLSFAATARVPQLRPPDLTRQHYVETIVSVVMAIFGLSHTVNTKVGDNFIRGVSGGERKRVSIAEMFLSRARIGAWDNSTRGLDAATALQFVKSLRLSADLGRACHAVAAYQSSQSMYNLFDKVVVLYEGHEIFFGPCSSALDYFEVMGWHRDSRQVASDFLTAVTNPGERKTRPGMEDKVPRTAEEFAEYWKRSKECAKLKASIETYELEHPLGRDDGTRFQENHEKQQARHTRPSSPYLLSIPMQIRLCLRRAFQRMRNDIPTTMSTVVAQVVLSFIIGSIFYNSPNTSDAFFQKGAVLFFAVLMNALITINEIMQLYSQRPIVEKQTRYAFVHPFTEALASSIIDLPVKIFRCSLFSIVLYFLVGLRREPGPFFIFYLFLITTVLVMSGIFRSAAAATRTIGQAMGIAGILILAIVVYSGFMIPQAYMHPWFAWIRWINPIFYAFESLLSNEFHGREFGCAQIVPPYGTGNSFICAAVGAVAGQRSIDGDAFLQANYGYQYSHLWRNYGILVAFLIFFHAIYLLATEFNKGRRSKAEALVFRPGHAPKHLSTADVEASEKKRLPSIPTPEDNKMDHLPRHQDVLTWRAVNYDIPVKEGTRRLLNDVNGWVKPGTLTALMGVSGAGKTTLLDVIAQRVSIGVVSGDILVNGQLTTSGFPRRAGYVQQQDLHLETATVREALRFSAVLRQPLAVSKTEKYQYVEEVIQMLGMHEFAEAVVGSLGEGLNVEQRKLLSIGVELAAKPSLLIFLDEPTSGLDSQSSWTICSFLRRLADHGQAVLATIHQPSALLFQSFDRLLFLAQGGKTVYFGDIGPKSSSLLDYFADAGARKCGEQENPAEYILEMVSGDDDSGIDWVEKWNSSPQHDAVLKELDALHSLPDRASTDSIKADDLSHEFAQPFHGQFVHVASRAFRQYFRQPEYIFTKFLLGIASGLFIGFSFWKADNTQQGFQNALFGIFLLATIFPTLVNQIMPKFVMQRSLYEVRERPSRVYSWKVFILSQMLVEVPWQILLGICAWACFYFPVFGTSGSADTKGLVLLLVIQFYMYAATIAQMVVAAIPDPALGAMLAVLMFGMSFIFNGVMQPPDALPGFWIFMWRVSPFTYYVSGLASASLHGREVVCSTSEMSIFDPPPGQTCGAYLAAFLEKAPGTLYNYNATSGCEYCALSSADQYLAARRIEWDERWRNYGIFWCYMIFNVFGTAALYYVFRVRTWKSRKVAKS from the coding sequence ATGGATGACATCCAAGGCGTACCCGGGAAACGGAGACCTTCTGAGGTTTTCGACCACCAGGAGCTACAGAATCTGGCTCGCATTGCTTCTAATCTCAGAGAAAGACAGAGCCTCCCTATCCAAAATGCTTCCGACTTGTCTGACAACGATGACGATTCTCGACTGGATCCAACAAACAAGAACTTCGACCATTACCGATGGGCACAACGTGCCTTGACATCTCTTAACAATTCGGGCATCACTCTTGAACGACAAGGCGTCGTCTTTTCAAATCTCTCGGTATCTGGATCTGGCTCTTCCTTACGATTTCAGGAGACTGTCGTCTCCAGCTTAATGCTCCCATTTCGTTACGTTGCCAGCGCGATAGTCGGCTCGAAGTCTAACCGCCCTCGACGCATCCTCCACAACTTCGATGGTCTTCTCCAAAGCGGTGAACTACTCCTGGTGCTGGGTCGTCCAGGAAGCGGATGCTCGACCTTCCTCAAGGCACTGTGCGGGCACCTCGAAGGAGTTACACTTGAACCCGAAAGCAATATTCACTACCAAGGTATAGGCTTCAAGAAAATGACAAGGCAATATCGTGGGGAAGTTGCCTACAACCAAGAGGTGGACGAACATTTTCCACATCTAACTGTTGGCGAAACGCTCTCCTTCGCTGCCACCGCTCGTGTACCACAACTGCGTCCACCcgacttgaccagacaacatTATGTCGAGACTATCGTCAGCGTGGTCATGGCGATATTCGGCCTATCGCATACTGTCAACACTAAGGTGGGCGATAACTTCATTCGTGGCGTCAGCGGCGGCGAGCGCAAAAGGGTTAGCATCGCCGAAATGTTCCTGTCCAGAGCCCGTATTGGCGCTTGGGATAACAGTACTCGAGGTCTTGACGCAGCGACGGCACTTCAGTTCGTCAAGTCACTGCGCCTGTCAGCCGATCTTGGTAGGGCTTGccatgctgttgctgcttATCAATCCTCGCAATCAATGTACAATCTTTTTGACAAAGTTGTGGTCCTGTATGAAGGCCATGAAATCTTTTTCGGACCTTGCAGCAGCGCCCTGGACTATTTTGAAGTCATGGGCTGGCACAGAGATTCTCGACAGGTTGCCTCAGATTTCTTGACAGCAGTCACCAATCCTGGTGAGCGAAAGACGCGGCCGGGCATGGAAGATAAGGTGCCTCGGACTGCAGAAGAGTTTGCAGAATATTGGAAGCGAAGCAAAGAATGTGCGAAGCTCAAGGCTAGCATCGAGACCTATGAGCTCGAACATCCACTGGGCAGGGATGATGGCACGCGCTTCCAGGAAAACCACGAGAAGCAGCAAGCGAGGCACACGCGGCCATCGAGTCCCTATTTGCTATCGATTCCTATGCAGATACGCCTCTGTCTACGTCGAGCGTTTCAACGCATGCGCAACGATATACCAACGACAATGTCTACTGTGGTTGCCCAAGTAGTTTTGTCCTTTATCATTGGCTCCATCTTTTATAACTCACCAAACACGAGCGATGCCTTCTTTCAAAAGGGAGCCGTTTTGTTCTTTGCTGTTCTCATGAACGCCTTGATCACAATCAACGAGATCATGCAACTTTACAGCCAGCGGCCCATTGTCGAGAAGCAAACGAGATATGCGTTTGTGCATCCTTTTACGGAGGCACTAGCAAGCTCCATTATAGACTTGCCTGTCAAAATATTCCGTTGCTCGCTCTTTAGCATCGTTCTGTATTTCCTGGTCGGGTTGAGGAGGGAGCCGGGTCCATTCTTCATATTTTACCTCTTTCTCATCACGACTGTCTTGGTTATGTCTGGAATCTTCCGCTCCGCAGCAGCTGCCACCAGAACAATCGGTCAAGCCATGGGAATTGCAGGCATTCTGATTCTCGCAATTGTAGTGTATAGTGGTTTCATGATTCCTCAGGCTTACATGCATCCCTGGTTTGCGTGGATTCGATGGATTAATCCTATATTCTACGCCTTTGAAAGCCTTCTTAGTAACGAATTTCATGGACGGGAGTTTGGCTGTGCTCAGATAGTTCCACCGTACGGAACTGGAAACTCTTTCATTTGCGCCGCGGTCGGTGCGGTTGCTGGCCAACGATCTATTGACGGCGATGCCTTTCTACAGGCGAATTATGGCTATCAGTACTCTCATCTGTGGAGAAACTACGGGATCCTCGTTGCGTTTCTTATTTTCTTCCATGCCATCTATCTGCTTGCCACGGAGTTTAACAAGGGGCGGCGCTCAAAGGCCGAAGCTCTCGTATTCCGCCCTGGCCATGCCCCAAAGCACCTCTCTACGGCAGACGTCGAAGCATCGGAAAAGAAGCGTCTCCCAAGTATCCCAACACCTGAGGATAACAAGATGGACCACTTACCTCGCCACCAAGATGTCCTCACCTGGCGAGCCGTCAATTACGATATCCCTGTCAAAGAAGGGACGCGCCGGTTGCTCAATGATGTCAACGGCTGGGTCAAGCCTGGCACATTGACAGCTCTAATGGGAGTCTCTGGCGCAGGGAAAACCACACTTCTAGATGTTATTGCTCAGCGGGTTTCCATTGGGGTGGTATCGGGAGACATACTAGTCAATGGCCAGTTAACAACGTCTGGATTCCCCCGACGCGCCGGCTATGTCCAACAACAGGATCTCCATCTGGAAACAGCTACTGTTCGGGAAGCTCTTCGATTTAGTGCTGTACTGCGCCAACCCCTAGCTGTTTCTAAGACCGAGAAGTACCAATACGTCGAGGAAGTCATTCAGATGCTGGGCATGCACGAGTTCGCTGAGGCAGTCGTTGGGTCTTTAGGCGAGGGATTAAATGTGGAACAAAGGAAACTCTTAAGTATTGGAGTTGAGCTTGCGGCAAAGCCCTCTCTGTTAATATTTCTCGATGAGCCCACCAGCGGTCTTGATTCACAGAGCTCTTGGACCATCTGCTCATTTCTGCGGCGGCTGGCAGACCACGGCCAAGCAGTCCTGGCTACAATCCATCAACCTAGCGCTCTCCTATTCCAATCCTTTGACCGTCTATTGTTCCTAGCCCAAGGAGGCAAAACAGTGTATTTTGGAGACATTGGGCCCAAGTCCAGTAGCCTCCTAGACTATTTCGCTGACGCTGGCGCACGGAAATGCGGCGAACAGGAAAACCCTGCAGAGTACATACTCGAAATGGTATCCGGAGACGACGACTCTGGAATAGACTGGGTTGAGAAATGGAACAGTAGCCCGCAGCACGATGCAGTTCTGAAAGAACTGGATGCACTTCACAGCCTACCAGACCGGGCTTCAACTGACAGCATAAAGGCTGACGACTTGTCACATGAGTTTGCCCAGCCATTTCACGGTCAGTTTGTTCATGTTGCAAGCCGCGCCTTCAGGCAGTACTTCCGACAACCAGAATACATATTCACCAAGTTTCTTCTGGGCATCGCATCGGGCTTGTTTATCGGATTCTCATTCTGGAAAGCGGACAATACCCAGCAAGGGTTTCAGAATGCTCTATTCGGCATTTTTCTGCTCGCAACTATTTTCCCTACATTGGTCAACCAGATCATGCCTAAATTCGTGATGCAGCGGTCACTGTATGAAGTTCGCGAGCGTCCGTCTAGAGTTTACTCCTGGAAAGTGTTCATCCTTTCTCAGATGCTTGTCGAAGTGCCGTGGCAAATACTTCTAGGTATCTGCGCATGGGCGTGCTTTTACTTTCCCGTCTTCGGCACCAGCGGATCAGCAGATACCAAGGGCTTAGTCCTGCTGCTTGTCATACAGTTCTACATGTATGCAGCCACAATTGCGCAAATGGTGGTCGCAGCGATCCCAGATCCTGCACTAGGTGCCATGTTGGCGGTGCTTATGTTTGGTATGTCgttcatcttcaacggcGTTATGCAACCTCCAGATGCTTTGCCGGGGTTCTGGATCTTCATGTGGCGTGTATCACCATTCACGTATTATGTGAGTGGCCTCGCAAGTGCCTCACTGCATGGACGTGAGGTCGTATGTTCCACTAGCGAAATGAGCATATTCGATCCACCTCCAGGGCAGACTTGTGGCGCATACCTGGCTGCCTTTTTGGAAAAGGCTCCTGGTACACTGTATAACTATAACGCGACATCAGGGTGCGAGTATTGTGCTCTCTCCTCGGCGGATCAGTATCTGGCGGCACGTCGAATCGAATGGGATGAGCGCTGGCGCAACTATGGAATATTTTGGTGCTACATGATATTCAATGTGTTTGGCACGGCAGCGTTGTACTACGTGTTCCGAGTTCGGACGTGGAAGAGCCGCAAGGTAGCAAAGTCGTAA
- a CDS encoding cytochrome P450 52A11 (similar to Verticillium alfalfae VaMs.102 XP_003006572.1), with translation MFLIVEPCFMGNATGGPIARVAPNILITSSPEIWTHVNISPGYKRSPWFYNACRIEYRRDNVFSETNNEKHGQRRKQMAPGYSGRENLDLEASIDECLTQFIDLLRSKYISTTQASKPMDLATKVQFFTLDVISKVGLGTAFGMLAADADIDDYLKSSAEGLAVGNTALAMGFSWLAHAPLLGKFIAPSPRDNNGFGKMMATCFRFVDQRAANPTDKRSDMLASFIRHGLSGDELRTEALEQIIAGSDTTATAIRGAMLHIMTNHRVYTNLQREIDEAVRNGQAPSLGDGVISATQARQLPYLQAVIRESLRVHPPVTNIFSRDIPPAGDLVTLNGGDGPKEVFLPGGACIGYSAYAMHLDKHVYGDDADAFRPERWFEHDADKLRVMTATNELIFGHGKFQCLGKRVAQVELGKLIFETFRNFDMAVVNPAKPWTLQNSLGLLNISDMWVQVTERAGPEN, from the exons ATGTTCCTCATAGTCGAGCCATGCTTCATGGGGAATGCCACAGGTG GTCCTATTGCACGAGTCGCCCccaacatcctcatcacctcATCCCCAGAAATATGGACACACGTCAACATCTCCCCCGGATACAAACGCTCGCCATGGTTCTACAACGCCTGTCGCATCGAATACCGTCGCGACAATGTCTTTAGCGAAACCAACAACGAGAAACACGGCCAGCGAAGAAAGCAAATGGCCCCTGGT TACTCAGGCCGCGAGAATCTCGACCTCGAAGCCTCCATCGACGAATGTCTAACCCAATTCATAGACCTCCTCCGCAGCAAATACATCTCAACCACTCAGGCCAGCAAACCCATGGACCTCGCCACCAAAGTCCAGTTCTTCACCCTCGACGTCATCAGCAAAGTCGGCCTAGGCACCGCATTCGGCATGCTAGCCGCAGACGCCGACATCGACGACTATCTCAAGTCCAGCGCCGAAGGTCTCGCCGTGGGAAACACAGCACTAGCCATGGGATTCAGTTGGCTCGCCCACGCGCCTTTGCTAGGTAAATTCATCGCCCCTTCGCCCAGGGACAACAACGGCTTCGGCAAGATGATGGCCACCTGTTTCCGGTTCGTGGACCAGCGCGCCGCCAATCCCACTGACAAGCGGTCCGACATGCTCGCCTCCTTCATCAGACACGGCCTCTCTGGCGACGAGTTGAGGACCGAGGCTCTCGAGCAGATTATCGCTGGCTCGGACACAACCGCGACAGCTATCCGCGGCGCCATGCTTCACATCATGACCAACCACCGCGTGTACACCAATCTTCAGCGCGAGATTGACGAGGCGGTGCGAAACGGGCAGGCTCCTTCACTAGGAGATGGTGTTATTTCCGCCACACAGGCAAGGCAGCTCCCGTACCTGCAAGCCGTCATCAGGGAGTCGTTGCGCGTCCACCCACCTGTTACGAATATCTTTTCTAGGGATATACCCCCTGCGGGTGACTTGGTGACGCTCAATGGAGGCGATGGGCCGAAAGAGGTGTTTCTGCCCGGTGGCGCATGCATTGGCTACTCGGCGTACGCCATGCATCTCGACAAGCACGTCTACGGGGATGATGCGGACGCCTTCCGGCCGGAGCGTTGGTTTGAGCATGACGCTGATAAGTTGCGTGTTATGACTGCCACAAATGAGCTTatttttggccatggcaagtttCAATGCCTTGGAAAGCGAGTGGCGCAGGTTGAGCTCGGAAAGCTGATATTCGAG ACCTTTCGCAACTTTGATATGGCAGTGGTGAATCCAGCTAAGCCCTGGACATTGCAAAACTCTCTCGGATTGCTCAATATATCCGACATGTGGGTGCAAGTTACCGAAAGGGCGGGCCCTGAGAATTAA
- a CDS encoding SAM dependent methyltransferase (similar to Metarhizium acridum CQMa 102 XP_007815942.1) yields MSSPKTPDKTKRTPSPKTSEPQDDPEQHAHVDDVPTNTQIPFRWDDDDTDSALGDDASVLSSTVSLNESIFNYRSLHGRTYQSSNTTEYWGPNDDTQNLGLDIAHHFITMLLGDRLYEAPIPDSPAKVLDVGTGTGIWAIDMADAFPASEIIGTDISPIQPLWVPQNCLFEIEDAQLEWTFHPCTFDFIHMRALYGSIGDWPELYRQAYTALKPGGWLENFEFTITLHSDLPEIRDDPDHIFKRWGTVFMEAGDRMGRSLRIGMNGRMGRYMREAGFTNITQKYYQVPVGGWSTDHTYRHIGLYNLTFMEESLEGFALFLLREIMGWEYARVQVFLAEMRSALRNTKSRPYYLVTNAFAQKPVSATE; encoded by the exons ATGTCTAGCCCGAAAACACCGGACAAGACGAAGCGCACTCCGTCGCCCAAGACTTCCGAGCCTCAGGACGATCCCGAGCAGCATGCGCATGTGGACGATGTTCCTACCAATACACAAATCCCTTTT AGATGGGATGACGACGATACCGACTCGGCTTTGGGCGACGACGCCAG CGTCCTCTCGTCTACCGTCTCCCTAAACGAAAGCATCTTCAACTACCGCAGCCTCCACGGCCGCACATACCAAagctccaacaccaccgagTACTGGGGTCCCAACGACGACACCCAAAACCTCGGCCTCGACATCGCCCACcacttcatcaccatgctccTCGGCGACCGTCTCTACGAAGCGCCCATCCCTGACTCGCCAGCCAAAGTCCTCGACGTCGGCACCGGAACCGGCATCTGGGCCATCGACATGGCCGACGCCTTCCCGGCCTCCGAGATCATCGGCACCGACATCAGCCCCATCCAGCCACTCTGGGTGCCGCAGAACTGCCTCTTTGAAATCGAGGACGCCCAGCTCGAATGGACCTTTCACCCCTGCACCTTTGACTTTATCCACATGCGCGCCCTGTACGGGAGTATCGGCGACTGGCCTGAGCTGTATCGCCAGGCGTACACGGCCCTCAAACCGGGTGGGTGGCTGGAGAACTTTGAATTCACAATCACTCTGCACAGCGACTTGCCGGAGATTAGGGACGACCCGGATCACATATTTAAGCGGTGGGGGACTGTGTTTATGGAGGCGGGTGATCGGATGGGCAGGAGTTTGCGCATCGGCATGAACGGCCGGATGGGGAGGTATATGCGCGAGGCTGGGTTTACGAATATCACGCAAAAGTACTATCAGGTTCCCGTGGGTGGGTGGAGCACCGATCACACGTACAGACATATTGGGCTGTATAATCTGACGTTCATGGAGGAGAGTTTGGAAGGGTTTGCGCTGTTTCTGTTGAGGGAGATTATGGGCTGGGAGTATGCGAGGGTGCAGGTATTTTTGGCGGAGATGAGGAGTGCGTTGCGGAATACCAAGAGTCGGCCGTATTATCTTGT GACGAATGCTTTTGCTCAGAAACCAGTGTCTGCTACTGAGTAG
- a CDS encoding FAD binding domain-containing protein, which translates to MTLRVICVGAGIAGLSAAVALRKHVSRIILLEAAEGVETMNVRAAGIALLSCGSHVLKETLGLDPVEHVNAVQLESIKMLKWKDGSLEREIPAARNDWYTVHRASLLDALREKATSSVGEGAPARFLFGKKVVAVDVEAGKVTTHDGSTYEADLIIGGEGVRSITRKAIVAETTVQPSGLSVYRWIMSPSSWEHLSEKHKTVLNPLVGPNARHLCVIDSPDKRLVLYRCHTSGLLNGAFTVPDYFLPNTSEDWAYSGSVDHLRPLTEDLPEPMRNLMRCVSSCGLWQLRKQAPLRTWNKGKAIILGDAAHPMLPFQAMAGSLAMEDAEALAYHLNEVGWQADRVPEALSQVFCTRFLRCSLIQHFANNSSFGNEFMEEAERWSLERAGRNGDDMVPVSKAVDDVVQRDIAKKVAETVAKVDVRAASGWITNYKLREFLENGGEYILERPYV; encoded by the exons ATGACACTGCGAGTAATTTGTGTCGGCGCAGGCATAGCAGGCCTCTCTGCGGCGGTTGCACTCCGCAAACATGTGTCAAGAATTATCCTCCTTGAAGCGGCTGAAGGAGTAGAGACGATGAATGTTCGCGCTGCGGGCATTGCTCTACTATCATGCGGCTCGCATGTCTTGAAGGAAACTCTTGGCCTCGACCCAGTTGAGCATGTCAACGCCGTTCAACTAGAGTCGATCAAGATGCTGAAATGGAAGGACGGGTCGCTTGAACGAGAAATTCCAGCCGCCCGAAACGACTGGTACACTGTGCATCGGGCATCACTACTCGATGCGCTGCGTGAAAAGGCAACGTCCTCGGTGGGAGAGGGAGCGCCAGCACGATTTCTGTTTGGGAAGAAAGTTGTCGCCGTA GATGTCGAAGCCGGCAAGGTCACAACTCATGATGGTTCAACCTATGAAGCTGATCTCATTAtcggcggcgagggcgtGCGCAGCATCACCCGTAAAGCCATTGTCGCAGAAACCACCGTCCAGCCATCAGGACTGAGCGTTTACCGCTGGATAATGAGCCCTTCCAGCTGGGAGCATCTTTCCGAAAAGCACAAGACAGTCCTGAATCCCCTCGTTGGACCGAACGCAAGGCACCTCTGCGTGATAGACTCCCCGGACAAGCGGCTCGTTCTGTACCGCTGCCACACATCAGGCTTGCTAAACGGCGCATTCACCGTACCAGATTACTTCCTCCCCAACACATCCGAGGACTGGGCCTACTCTGGATCCGTCGATCACCTGCGCCCCTTAACAGAGGACCTCCCTGAGCCGATGAGAAACCTGATGAGATGCGTATCATCCTGCGGGCTATGGCAGCTGCGGAAGCAAGCGCCCCTGCGGACGTGGAATAAAGGAAAGGCAATCATCCTCGGCGACGCGGCCCATCCCATGCTGCCCTTTcaagccatggctggctCGCTGGCAATGGAAGACGCAGAAGCACTGGCGTATCACTTGAACGAGGTTGGATGGCAGGCCGATCGGGTACCTGAGGCGTTGTCCCAGGTGTTCTGTACTCGATTTCTACGGTGCTCGTTGATTCAGCactttgccaacaacagTTCTTTTGGGAATGAGTTTATGGAAGAGGCGGAGCGGTGGTCGTTGGAGAGGGCGGGTAGGAATGGTGATGACATGGTGCCTGTTTCGAAGGcggttgatgatgttgtgcaGAGGGATATTGCGAAGAAGGTTGCTGAGACGGTTGCCAAGGTGGATGTGCGTGCGGCATCGGGTTGGATTACGAATTATAAGTTGCGGGAGTTTTTGGAGAATGGGGGGGAGTATATATTGGAGAGGCCGTATGTTTAG
- a CDS encoding Rieske (2Fe-2S) domain-containing protein yields the protein MNFFFRSRPDTSWTPAGPVSSFPNLGEDAGNLIQSRLCDANLQPGCKIFHVPKDQPSDSSEIHISPESLESPVTGDALKDQVVVFQYRGKFHAVDHRCPHQSYPLSNGSPFDIEDFGVILSAGLSCPKHGWSFDLFTGMSDRGTYKLPVWEVQLRNKDGKVIDQKGDDHVDVHDGTVWVRRKQRMG from the exons ATGAACTTCTTCTTCCGGTCCCGCCCAGACACGAGCTGGACTCCCGCAGGCCCAGTATCTTCATTTCCTAATCTAGGCGAAGACGCAGGCAATCTCATACAATCGCGCCTCTGTGACGCCAACCTCCAACCAGGCTGCAAAATTTTCCACGTCCCAAAGGATCAACCCTCTGATTCATCCGAAATACACATCTCTCCTGAGAGTTTGGAGTCACCCGTCACCGGCGATGCTTTGAAAGACCAAGTTGTCGTGTTTCAATACAGAGGAAAGTTCCATGCCGTTGATCAT CGCTGTCCGCACCAGTCATATCCACTGTCGAACGGCAGTCCCTTTGATATCGAGGATTTTGGAGTCATTCTAAGTGCTGGGCTTTCTTGCCCTAAGCATGGTTGGTCTTTTGATCTGTTTACGGGTATGTCAGATCGAGGGACTTATAAATTGCCGGTCTGGGAGGTCCAGCTGCGCAATAAGGATGGCAAGGTCATTGATCAGAAGGGTGATGACCATGTCGACGTCCATGACGGAACGGTCTGGGTGAGACGAAAACAGCGGATGGGCTGA